The Cydia amplana chromosome 21, ilCydAmpl1.1, whole genome shotgun sequence genome includes a window with the following:
- the LOC134658244 gene encoding uncharacterized protein LOC134658244, whose amino-acid sequence MSDSESESRKRDGGELRTKRATLRVSTDSSEICRVSVKVPPFWPEEPEIWFAQIEGQFHVGNITQDVTKFNYVISQLDQQYLKEVKDIVISPPATEKYDKLKAELIKRLTASKEKKQLQMVMHEELGDRKPSQLLRHLKSLGGPTLPEDFIKTLWTTRLPMNIQTFIAGQPDTSLEVLAERADRIKDLATSPQAQVASTSTSVPGSHMESLANEVAELKKQLQTMHMKLDRNNRSPRRSQSYQPSRSRSGQRSNSSYRKFPVCWFHAKYGRRATKCIKPCDFGSENSSGNQ is encoded by the coding sequence ATGTCTGATAGCGAGTCTGAATCAAGAAAACGCGATGGCGGTGAGCTGCGTACCAAGCGGGCGACTTTGCGCGTTTCCACTGACTCATCCGAGATTTGCCGGGTCAGCGTCAAGGTACCACCATTTTGGCCGGAGGAGCCGGAGATCTGGTTTGCCCAGATAGAAGGGCAATTTCACGTTGGAAATATTACACAGGACGTGACAAAATTCAATTACGTCATAAGCCAACTAGATCAACAGTACCTAAAAGAAGTGAAAGACATTGTCATCTCCCCCCCTGCCACGGAAAAGTATGACAAATTAAAAGCGGAATTAATCAAACGACTCACGGCTTCAAAGGAAAAGAAGCAACTACAGATGGTTATGCACGAAGAGCTTGGAGACCGAAAGCCGTCGCAATTATTGCGGCACCTAAAAAGCCTGGGAGGCCCAACTTTGCCTGAAGATTTTATAAAAACCCTGTGGACAACGCGTCTTCCTATGAATATCCAGACCTTTATCGCAGGACAACCTGATACCAGCTTGGAAGTGCTCGCTGAACGGGCAGATAGGATAAAAGATTTGGCGACTTCGCCTCAAGCTCAAGTAGCCTCCACATCTACGTCCGTACCTGGATCTCACATGGAATCTTTAGCCAACGAGGTAGCCGAACTGAAAAAGCAACTGCAAACAATGCACATGAAGCTGGATCGCAACAACCGCTCCCCACGCCGCTCGCAATCTTATCAACCATCCCGTAGCCGGTCAGGACAACGATCTAACTCCAGCTACCGCAAGTTCCCAGTTTGCTGGTTTCACGCTAAATACGGGAGAAGAGCTACCAAATGCATCAAACCTTGTGATTTCGGGTCGGAAAACTCCTCGGGCAATCAGTAA